A genomic window from Fusarium falciforme chromosome 2, complete sequence includes:
- a CDS encoding Putative ABC transporter ATP-binding protein → MEADIRAVLPNIDPVVSEYSVGYLTHASTTYSEEEESSGVSPLNEAAITITELLLSASGQVNAELEEKIKQLVEKWVDKYTEANGGQRRGPSTVKRLDHTIQVSQQRNMSSTLAVATGGVDLESANARKVESKVDRKKLEKAERKIAAKQQKKTFKTVEYEASRLLEQPDSTQSYEEFYMAVNPLQLGSSSANKTKDIKLDNIDVSIGGNRILTDTTLTLAYGHRYGLVGHNGVGKSTLLRALSRREVAIPTHISILHVEQEITGDDTPAIQAVLDADVWRKVLLKEQDQILVRLAELEEQRASLADTSADAARLDHDKETQDTKLGDIQAKLAEMESDKAESRAASILAGLGFSPERQQFATKTFSGGWRMRLALARALFCEPDLLLLDEPSNMLDVPSIAFLSDYLQTYPSTVLVVSHDRAFLNEVATDIIHQHSQRLDYYRGANFDSFYATREERKKVAKREYENQMAQRAHLQAFIDKFRYNAAKSSEAQSRIKKLEKMPVLEPPEAEYNVKFTFPEVEKLSPPIVQMSDVTFGYNKDNILLRHVDLDVQLDSRIGIVGPNGAGKTTILKLLIGKLDPSSGLISQHPRLRIGFFAQHHVDALDLNDSAVGFMAKNYPGRTDEEYRRRLGAFGITGTTGLQKMALLSGGQKSRVAFACLALTNPHILVLDEPSNHLDIEAMDALAEALNEFQGGVLMVSHDVTMLQTVCTSLWVCDGGTVEKFPGDVQQYKKRISAQANAAGVVKQH, encoded by the exons TCGTGTCCGAGTACTCTGTGGGATATCTCACCCACGCCTCGACTACCTactcggaggaggaggaatctTCTGGCGTGTCTCCTCTGAACGAGGCTGCCATAACCATCACCGAGCTTCTCCTGTCTGCATCGGGCCAGGTTAAtgctgagctggaggagaagatcaagcAGCTGGTTGAGAAATGGGTTGACAAGTACACCGAGGCCAATGGCGGTCAGAGGCGAGGCCCTTCGACGGTCAAGCGTCTCGACCACACCATCCAGGTGAGCCAGCAGCGCAACATGTCTTCAACTCTGGCTGTGGCCACTGGTGGCGTGGATCTCGAGTCGGCAAACGCCAGAAAGGTCGAGTCCAAGGTCGACCGCAAGAAGCTCGAAAAGGCCGAACGCAAGATCGCTGCCAAGCAGCAAAAGAAGACGTTCAAGACTGTCGAGTACGAGGCATCTAGGCTGCTCGAGCAACCCGACTCTACCCAGTCCTACGAAGAGTTCTACATGGCTGTCAACCCTCTCCAGCTGGGCTCCAGCTCCGCAAACAAGACAAAGGATATCAAGCTCGACAATATCGACGTGTCTATTGGTGGAAACCGCATCCTTACCGACACGACACTCACGCTTGCCTATGGTCACCGATACGGTTTGGTTGGTCACAACGGTGTTGGTAAATCTACGCTGCTCCGAGCTCTGTCGAGACGTGAGGTTGCTATTCCGACACATATCTCTATCCTGCACGTCGAGCAGGAG ATTACTGGTGACGATACCCCGGCTATCCAGGCGGTCCTGGATGCAGATGTCTGGCGCAAGGTTCTCCTCAAGGAGCAAGAT CAAATCTTGGTACGACTcgccgagctggaagagCAGCGAGCCTCCCTGGCCGATACCTCTGCCGATGCAGCCAGACTTGACCACGATAAGGAGACCCAGGATACCAAGCTCGGCGACATTCAAGCCAAGCTGGCCGAAATGGAATCAGACAAGGCCGAGTCCCGAGCTGCTAGTATCCTCGCTGGTCTTGGTTTCTCGCCTGAACGACAACAGTTTGCTACCAAGACGTTCTCTGGTGGTTGGAGAATGCGTCTGGCCCTTGCCCGAGCCCTTTTCTGCGAGCCcgacctccttcttctggacGAACCGTCCAACATGTTGGATGTCCCTTCGATTGCCTTCTTGTCAGATTACCTCCAGACCTACCCCAGcaccgtcctcgtcgtctctcACGACAGAGCATTCCTCAACGAGGTTGCCACCGACATCATCCATCAGCACTCGCAGCGACTCGATTACTACCGCGGAGCCAACTTCGACTCCTTCTACGCTACTCGCGAAGAACGAAAGAAGGTGGCCAAGCGAGAGTACGAGAACCAAATGGCCCAGCGAGCCCATCTCCAGGCCTTTATCGACAAGTTCCGTTACAACGCAGCTAAGTCATCAGAGGCTCAGTCACGtatcaagaagctcgagaagaTGCCCGTCCTCGAACCCCCCGAGGCCGAGTACAATGTCAAGTTTACATTCCCCGAAGTGGAGAAGCTGTCGCCCCCTATCGTGCAAATGTCGGACGTTACCTTTGGCTACAACAAGGACAATATCCTCCTACGACATGTGGACCTGGATGTGCAGCTGGACTCTCGAATTGGTATCGTTGGTCCCAACGGTGCTGGTAAGACTACgatcctcaagctcctcattGGCAAGCTTGACCCTTCGTCTGGTCTGATTTCGCAACACCCCCGCCTCCGAATTGGATTCTTTGCTCAGCACCACGTCGATGCCCTTGATCTCAACGACAGCGCTGTGGGCTTCATGGCTAAGAACTATCCTGGACGAACAGACGAAGAATACCGACGCCGACTGGGTGCCTTTGGTATCACTGGTACAACTGGTCTGCAAAAGATGGCTCTGTTGTCTGGAGGCCAAAAGTCGCGTGTGGCGTTTGCTTGTCTGGCTCTGACGAACCCCCACATCCTGGTGCTGGACGAGCCTTCTAACCATCTCGATATCGAAGCCATGGACGCCCTGGCGGAGGCTCTCAACGAGTTCCAGGGTGGTGTTCTGATGGTGTCGCACGACGTGACGATGCTGCAGACTGTATGCACGTCGTTGTGGGTGTGCGATGGAGGTACGGTTGAGAAATTCCCCGGAGATGTGCAGCAGTACAAGAAGAGGATTTCTGCACAGGCGAATGCGGCGGGAGTTGTCAAGCAGCATTAG